Proteins encoded in a region of the Manduca sexta isolate Smith_Timp_Sample1 chromosome 1, JHU_Msex_v1.0, whole genome shotgun sequence genome:
- the LOC115452983 gene encoding gelsolin, cytoplasmic, translated as MEHPAFEEAGSEPGIKIWTIEKFEPVPIDIKVYGKFYNGDSYIVLKTTGNDTTALSHDAHFWLGGKTTQDKMGSAAIWTVTLDDMLGGKAVHHREVQGHESSLFLGYFKPAIRYLEGGNESGFNEVVTNAGAEKRLLKLTGCDNMRIEEVPAESTSLTRQHCFILEVEHDIFVVMAQGAKATQRRKIISIANKLRDEEHNGRATIEIIDEFSCEEDLNKFTEALGGSMDDAEQDDSTEGYARADPSAVYLYRVLVGDELDLVSVGKPYKQSQLASSEIYILDTPCSGVYIWIGSEVDPEVKKSYHTTADKYLDMKGYPKWVNITRVTEGSESSTFKQYFHGWDSKTNVASVRNYLSDIDAGYFSGDSEESAAAAKAIGKSAAARGFMPDAGLGTLEITRIAGEKENITEQFASGISVFYQSEVYVVKYKYTNENGDDAAVIYLWIGADASNDDKVAGYELMTSLEEEAGDNVISVKVPQGKETKHFLAIFEGNLAIVYGSKDNDYKPKNSKDSFDDNGIRLFRVEGTKPGVDMRAVQVPETSDTLEYDDVFVLQTPDAVYVWNGNESSEEEREAALNFVNMVVGEEKEVTPVNQGDEPEEFWAALGGVPEEKSDPSGWKLAVNRRVTTPRTLTSVTVRVTGKIKFEDLDTEFSQQDLAEDGAYILDAGEELYFWVGKSAPERVKNARSDIIKSYIEDDGMERTIETAIVISIKQGAEPAVFKKMFSSWSDDMWENLTSYEDMKNETKASNSQ; from the exons ATGGAACATCCTGCTTTTGAAGAGGCTGGTTCGGAGCCGGGAATCAAAATATGGACTATagag aaatttGAACCGGTACCCATTGACATAAAAGTCTATGGTAAATTCTACAATGGAGATTCCTACATCGTTTTAAAG ACCACAGGAAACGACACCACAGCGCTCTCTCACGATGCTCACTTCTGGCTGGGTGGCAAAACTACCCAGGATAAGATGGGATCTGCTGCAATCTGGACAGTTACCCTGGACGATATGCTTGGAGGCAAGGCGGTGCATCACAGAGAAGTGCAAGGACATGAGTCTAGCTTGTTCCTGGGTTACTTTAAACCAG CCATCAGATACCTGGAAGGTGGCAATGAATCAGGCTTCAATGAAGTGGTGACCAATGCTGGAGCAGAGAAACGACTCCTGAAGCTGACAGGGTGCGACAATATGAGGATCGAGGAG GTGCCAGCGGAAAGCACTTCTTTGACTAGACAACACTGCTTCATCCTGGAGGTGGAACATGACATCTTCGTGGTCATGGCGCAAGGAGCGAAGGCCACCCAGAGACGAAAGATCATCAGCATCGCCAACAAGCTAAGAGATGAAGAACATAATGGCAGAGCTACTATTGAAATTATTG ATGAGTTCTCATGTGAAGAAGACTTAAACAAATTCACTGAAGCCCTAGGCGGTTCCATGGATGACGCGGAACAAGACGACTCCACTGAG GGTTACGCGAGAGCTGATCCCTCAGCAGTGTATTTGTACCGAGTGTTGGTTGGAGACGAGCTCGACCTGGTCTCTGTTGGTAAACCTTACAAGCAGAGTCAACTGGCTTCCAGT GAGATCTATATTCTGGATACTCCCTGCTCCGGAGTATACATCTGGATAGGGTCTGAAGTGGACCCCGAAGTCAAGAAGAGCTACCACACCACAGCTGACAAATATTTGGATATGAAAGGATATCCTAAGTGG GTTAACATTACCAGGGTAACAGAAGGATCAGAGAGTTCCACCTTCAAACAATACTTCCACGGCTGGGATTCGAAGACAAATGTTGCTTCTGTCAGAAACTATTTGTCTGATATCG ACGCTGGTTACTTCTCCGGCGACTCCGAGGAGTCTGCAGCAGCTGCCAAGGCGATCGGGAAGAGCGCTGCAGCCCGAGGGTTCATGCCTGATGCTGGACTAGGGACGCTTGAAATTACCAG GATTGCTGGAGAAAAAGAGAATATCACAGAACAGTTTGCATCTGGTATATCCGTGTTCTACCAATCCGAGGTTTATGTGGTTAAATACAAGTACACCAACGAGAATGGAGATGATGCAGCAGTTATATACTTGTGGATT GGTGCTGATGCCAGTAATGATGATAAGGTTGCTGGATACGAGCTGATGACGAGTTTGGAGGAGGAAGCTGGTGATAACGTCATCTCCGTGAAGGTTCCTCAAGGGAAGGAGACTAAACACTTCCTCGCTATATTCGAAG gAAACCTGGCGATAGTCTACGGCAGCAAGGACAATGACTACAAACCAAAGAATTCCAAAGACTCCTTCGATGATAACGGCATTCGTCTTTTCAGG GTGGAAGGTACCAAGCCAGGAGTGGACATGAGAGCCGTCCAAGTCCCAGAGACTTCGGACACCCTGGAGTATGATGATGTATTCGTTCTGCAGACGCCAGATGCTGTGTATGTCTGGAATGGAAAT GAATCAAGCGAAGAGGAAAGAGAAGCTGCCTTAAATTTCGTGAACATGGTCGTCGGCGAAGAGAAGGAAGTCACTCCAGTGAACCAAGGAGACGAACCTGAGGAGTTCTGGGCGGCGCTCG GAGGAGTTCCAGAGGAAAAGTCAGACCCTTCAGGATGGAAGCTGGCCGTCAACCGCAGAGTGACCACTCCTCGCACCTTGACTTCTGTGACCGTGCGCGTTACTGGGAAGATCAAGTTTGAAGATTTAGATACGGAGTTTTCTCAGCAA GATTTGGCTGAAGACGGCGCCTACATCCTCGATGCTGGAGAGGAATTGTACTTCTGGGTCGGCAAGTCGGCTCCCGAACGCGTCAAGAATGCACGAAGTGACATTATTAAG AGCTATATAGAAGATGACGGCATGGAGCGGACGATAGAGACGGCGATAGTGATCTCCATTAAGCAAGGCGCAGAACCAGCTGTATTCAAGAAGATGTTCTCATCGTGGAGTGATGATATGTGGGAG aatcTGACATCGTACGAAGACATGAAAAATGAAACTAAAGCGTCCAATAgtcaataa